The Macaca nemestrina isolate mMacNem1 chromosome 1, mMacNem.hap1, whole genome shotgun sequence genome contains the following window.
TAGAAGTGAAATTCAACCCCACTGCTTCACTAAAGTGcttccaattttgttttcttttagtagagagtgGAGCCTAACGTGTGTCCTCTTTAATTCTCCTGTAATGCATCTCTAGAGAAAATATCTTTGCTTACTTTAACCTCTCCATGCACTCAGACTACTTTGATCCTGCCTTCTGGAAAGTCTTCCCCTGAATTCCTTGTCAAGACACTAGTCTCATTCATGGCCTTCcggtctgtctgtctgtctctctctctctctctctctctctctctcacacacacacacacacacacacacactcccagcCCCTTAGCTTCCTCTTCTCCACTCCTACTATTCctcctctttctgtttctctttctcctaccctaccaaatggaaaacagaacaaaacagaaatcctAAAGCTGCATCgctggaaatatattttatttgaacaaCTTCCTAGGTAGCTCTCTTTATCTGCCTCTTGATCTTTTAATTCTTATtgcattttctggggagaaacaTTCAGTATTTGCAATTTTGAATTAATACCCTCACTGAGTTAGAGGCTACCTTATCGTGACTCTAATGAAACTGAAATTTCATGgcgcattttgggaggccgaggcgggcggatcacaaggtcaggagatcgagaccatcctggctaacacggtgaaaccccatctctactaaaaaatacaaaaaattagccgggcgcagtggcaggcacctgtagtcccagctactccagaggctgaggcaggagaatggcgtaaacccgggaggtggagcttgcagtgagcagagatccggccactacactccagcctgggcgacagagcaagactccgtctcaaaaaaaaaaaaaattcatggcaCTTCTCTTGGACACGCCCCTTCAGAGCCCTCCGAAGGTTCCCTAGCCATGTATTTCACATGTTTGTATAGTTCTATAAAGTTTACAAAAGTATGTTACATTGTTTCCACTTCCAGAATGGCACTGTGAGAAGCTTTGTCAATCCTCATTGCAGTGAAATAAGCATAACCagttgaagatggaggaaggaacacatttaaaaatctttgaaaattattCTAAGGGTAAACATCAAACTATGAACACTGATTCACTGTGTTGGATGTCTATTCACTGTAAGAATTAATAAGTAAATCAATATTGAATTCCTTACAAATAGCTGGGATGCAAAATAAATCCTCTAAATCCTATTCTATCTTCCATTAATTGACtagtgaaaatatttaataagaatccaaaaagaaagttttctacaataaattaaatgaaatatttgggTTGTGAGAGTAGTTGAGTGTTGATAAGTCACTGTCATGCTAACATTTTTTGTAATGAGTTACTTTGACTATACTTCCATAACTTTCTCAAATGATACAGATTTTGCCTCATCTCTCTTGCTGTCACACACAAAACTTTTGGCCATACTGGGAAATCTTATTATTATCCCTTATAGTTGCAAAACACtagaaattttcatttatttcacctCCTCTCTTGCAGACAAGGGAACACCCTGGACATGGCATCAGAGATCCACATGACAGGCCCAATGTGCCTCATTGAGAACACTAATGGGCGACTGATGGCGAATCCAGAAGCTCTGAAGATCCTGTCTGCCATTACACaacctgtggtggtggtggcgatTGTGGGCCTCTATCGCACAGGGAAATCCTACCTGATGAACAAGCTGGCTGGAAAGAAAAAGGGTGAGTGGCATGAGCAAAGATCTGCCAAGTCCCTTCTGTCCATCTACACAGTCAGCATCCATTACAAGGGTgtgaggagagaaagagatgaggaTGATTACTGAAAGCTAACTTTCCATTCACAGTCGGGCTCCTTATCTTCATGCTATTCCAGGGGATAAGATTCAATTCATTAATTATTCCATGATACCTTAGTTTCCCTTTCAAAAGCACAAATAATGCCTTTCCTGAAAGGAGTAAGAcggtaataaaaataattagtgtacagaaaaataactataataaaCTATACaatgtttattataatttttatgcaaTATCAGAGAGTTTACAGTGATCTTTAAGGTTGAAAAAATGTTTCAGTCTGTATTGGATATTCTTTTCTATTgttgtaaaaaataaacataaaatttagcctcataaccatttttaagtgtacagctctGTGGCATTAATGACATTCACACTATTATACAACTGTCACCTCCATCCATATCTAGAACTCTTTCATCTTGCCTAACAGAAACTCTGTACTAATTAAACAAAAGCTCCACATAAACCCATTGCTTGCCATCATTCTACATTCTATCTCTATGAATTGGACTACTACAGaaacctcatataagtggaatcattcaatatttgtccttttatgactggcttatttcaattcatatgtcttcaaggttcatcagTGTGTTAGCACATGTCAAAACTCTTCCTTTCTAAGGCTTAGTAATTGTACGTGTATACTAATTTGTTTATCTCTTCATCTGTCAATGGCCACTTGGATTGCTTCCACCTTTGTCTGTTATAAATAAGGCTAATAGGAACATGGGTGTCTgaatatctgttcaagtccctgCTATCACTTCCTTTAGGAATATATCCGGAAGGGGAATTGCTGGCTCATGCAGTCATTccatgttaacttttttttttttaagaaatcactATACCATTTTCCACAATTACTATActgttttacattcccaacagaaATGTACAAGGAAATGTACAAGAAATGtactctgcatcctcaccaacattttttattttcagtgtttttttttttttttttgatagtgcCCATATGAATGGATGTTAAGtagtatctcgttgtggttttgattttcatttccctaatgactagtgatattgagcatattttcatgcgCTTATTGGTAACTTGAATATCTTCTTtgggagaatgtctattcaagtcctttgttcatttattaatcTGGTTTTTATTTGCgttgctttgtaaatttttttatattttctagatatCAATCCCTTATCATATACATGTTTAGCAAATCTTTTCTTACATTCTATGTGATGCCTTTTTTAACTCTGTCCGTAGTGTCCGTTAatacacaaaagttttaaattttgctgaAGTCCCACTAATCTATGTTTTCCTTTATTGTCTATAGTTTTggtttcttattaaaaaaaaaatcaccaaatccAATATGTAAAACTTTtaccctttgttttcttctacaaCTTTTATAATGTTAACTCTAATGTTCAgttatttgatccattttgagttcatatTTGTAAGTTATAAGGTAACAgcccaactttttgttttttgtttgtttttttttttttttgagacagagtcttgctctgttgcccaggcaggagtgcagtggcatgatctcggctcactgcaagctccacctcccaggttcacgccattctcctgcctcagcgtcccgagtagctgggactacaagcgccagccaccatgcccagctaattttttgtatttttagtacagacggggtttcaccttgttagccaggatggtctcgatctccagacctcgtgatccgcccacttcagtctcccaaagtgctaggattacaggcatgagaaactgtgcccggccaacagcTCAACTTTTTAAGGAGATACCTCATTTCCTCAACATCATTTGTTAAGGAGACTCTCCTTTCTTCATTAAATGATCTTGACACTGGTACTGGAAATCATCGACCATATGTGTCAGAGTTTATTCATGGGCTGTcttttctattccattggtttatatgtcaGTCTTTATACAGGTACCATACATGGTTTTGTAATATGTTTCAGAACTCAGAAACTGTGAGACTCcaactttgctcttcctttttaagattattttcatCATTAGGGGATCTCTGGAAATTTCATATGAAAGTTAGGATGGATTTTCTATTTATACAAAGTAATTGGAATGTTGGTAGGGATTACATCAAACCTGTACATCACTTTGGGTAGTAGTGACATCTTAagaatattgagtcttccaatccataaacacagGATGTCTTTCTAATAAGTTATGTCACCTATAATTTCTTTAAAGGATGTTTGAAGTTTTCACTCTACAAGTCTTTCACCTGCttggttaaacttattcctaGGTAGTGTATTCTTTCAATGCTgttaaatgggattgttttcaaaatttccttttctttttgtttggaaAGGAAATTAGAATTTCCtttctaattctattttttacACTAGCAACTGATTTCTCCACATTGACTTTGTATGCTACAACTTTGGTGAATTGTTTTAAGAGTTCTAatctttttctgtggaatatttaatgttttctacAAATTACATATTATCATCAGCagacagagataattttactttttcattacCAATTAGGGTACCTCCTTTATGCTTTTCTTGTATAATTACTCTGGATAGGACTTGCAGTGTTCTGTGGAACACAATTAACAAAAGTAGGCACCCTTTCTTGTTCCTGATATAGGAAAAGCTATGATGCTTCACCATTAAATGTGAAGTGAGCTGTGGATTTttaatatatggcctttattatgttgaggtactttctatttttactttgttgattatttttatcatgaaagtcTCCTGAATTTTTCCATGCATTAGATATTCgaatttcctatttctttgatTGTAAGTAAGTAAGGTGAATAGTGATTGTTGTTTCGGTTCTCTCTCTTAACCTTAAATATGTTACCTTTTCCTTCAATTGCCAGAACTGCCTGTTACTAGATCTTCATCTCTGGTCTCCTCTCTCCCTTGCAGGCTTCTCTCTGGGCTCCACAGTGCAGTCTCACACTAAAGGAATCTGGATGTGGTGTGTGCCCCATCCCAAGAAGCCAGGCCACGTCCTAGTTCTGCTAGACACCGAGGGTCTGGGAGATGTAGAGAAGGTGAGACTCAAGGATCCAATTGTGGAGTGAGCCCCTCTTCTCTGAATATTTTATGCACCATTTAATTGTTTATTAACCATTAACTATAGGCTGTAATATGTGGGGTTTAACACAGATGCATAAAGGGAGCACAAATAATCCCAGTATCATGAGTCTTATCCTGCAGAGAACTTTAGTTAAGAATTTGGTTGCTAAAGCCTCGTGACTTTGTATTTAAACTTAAATTCTGTCACTAATTCAGTAGCCTGAGAAAATTGACTTATTTTAGCCTCAGCATTCCAACCTTCAAAATGTATGGAAAAGACCTATGTTGGCCACAtagtattattttgaatatttaataagataatacatttcaGGTGTATATTAATTACTTGATAAAATAGCAACTAATAGTATCAATCTTATATGTGAATTttgttattgaaaaaaaaagagaaaattttaaatttaaattgtacTTCAGGCCTTAAAATGCCCACCAaccttgaattttaattttgcaaTTATCTGTTGATGATCATTAGACCTAGTAAGAATCATAGTAACCCAAAAACACTGGTCAAAAAACTACCCAAAGCCACATCCTACTGAGAATAATTTTTGAATTGTCTTCCTTTAATAGGTCAttagtgttaaaaaaaaacaaacaaacaaacaaacaaaaaaaacctctaacATATGAACATTGTTTTACTACTGTTACTCTGGAAAGTGCTGTGACGATGAAACTTGCTCCTGACTCCAGTGTGTCTTGACTTCCAGGGTGACAACCAGAATGACTCCTGGATCTTCGCCCTGGCCATCCTCCTGAGCAGCACCTTCGTGTACAATAGCATGGGAACCATCAACCAGCAGGCCATGGACCAACTGCAGTATCCTTTGTGACCCAGAACAGCACCAAGGTCAGAGGGGACACCTGTAGTCATAAACAAGCTGCCTGACTATGAATCCTCATGAATCAAGCTcaagaggagaaaacaaaaaataatgcaaGTACGAGGAGCGATCCCATGTATCCACTTTAGAAATGACATTTAGGTTAGGAGCAAAGGAAAATGGAAGGTTTGGGAATGTGTTGAACTAATATGGGATGAGGTCCCTGTTCATTTTGTCACATTTCCTTAGTTAGCTACTCAGCTATGTGACAGAGCTGACACATCGAATCCGATCAAAATCCTCACCTGATGAGAATGAGAATGAGGATTCAGCTGACTTTGTGAGCTTCTTCCCAGACTTTGTGTGGACACTGAGAGATTTCTCCCTGGACTTAGAAGCAGATGGACAACCCATCACAGCAGATGAGTACCTGACATACTCCCTGAAGCTGAAGCAAGGTAACGGAGAGCTTCAACTGATAAATGAggatgagaaaacaaaagaaattatcatttttCAGTTTACTATTGCTAGTTTTCCCAAATTTGCAGTTTTCTATGTCTTCTGCTGGCTATTCCTAGAGAGATTAATGCTTGTTGAATATCCAGATTAAtagatgttattttaaattacatttgtcATTGTTCTAGAACAAGTTTCTTGTTCTTTCACCTTTGTGTATGCTGTGATTAGGTTAATTTTATCTCCCTGCATAGGGTTTGTGATCTTCTACTTAGCCATAGAGTATGGAGTacaatagatattttttaaaagaacatagaCTAAAACATGAACCGTATGCTAGTCCAAGCACTGGAAAACTACAGCCCAAGACACATCATGGCCAATCCTGCCTGCCAGCTATCTTTGTAAACAGGGTTTTCTTGGAATAATGCTAcgcccattcatttacatattgtctaaaGCTGTAGTCATGCTCCAATAACAGAGTTCAGTACTTGGAAAAGAGACCACCCAGCCTgaagagcctaaaatatttactatttggccctttacagaaacaCTTATATTAggcaattttataatttttttacgTTTCTCTAGGTACcagtgaaaaagataaaaattttaatctgCCCCGACTCTGTATCCGGAAGTTCTTCCCAAAGAAGAAATGCTTTGTCTTTGATCGCCCCGTTCACCGCAAGAAGCTTGCCCAGCTTGAGAAACTACATGATGAAGAGCTGGACCCCGAATTTGTGCAACAAGTAGCAGACTTCTGTTCCTACATCTTTAGCAATTCCAAAACTAAAACTCTTTCAGGAGGCATCAAGGTCAACGGGCCTCGTAAGTCCCCTTCCTAGTACTTCTGCTCATTGTTTAAAACTAGAGGAGCATAGAATAACTTCCACCTAGTTTAAGCTTTGAAAAATCCCAGTCTACTgctatattttgttaaattctaGATGGCACCAATGTTTGTAATATATATTGTTACTCAAATTTCCAGTCTAggaaaaggccaaaggaaaaaaagttctACTGCTTAAAATTGCCCTATGTAAACACAactgtaaataatttaaatagggaaaatttaaaagtcaattcACACGGCTGTAATTCAAGGACTTATATCTACATGTACTTATTGGCTAGCACACTGAAAAGCACATATGCAACATTTCCAGCATTACAGAAAGCGCTTTTGAACAATACTGtgataaaataatccaaatggAGGACTCCTTTTTATTGGAATAGTGTCATTTGTTTCATACATATTGATCGAATGCTTACTGAGAATAGACTGAAAATATAGACATAAATGAAATAGATATGGTTCCTGCCCTAATGGTGCTTGGGGTTAAAACGGATGCAAACATTCAATTAAGTCTATGTAATCTAATACAAGAACTCTCAAATGTTGGTATGCATACATATCTTCTGAGGATCTTACGAAACAGAAAAGTCTAATTCAATAGATCTTGGACAGGGTCTGAGAGTCTGTATTTCTAGCAAGCTTCCAGGTGATACTGAGGACATTGATGCTGTGAGAAAAATAGGTGGTATTTGACATGCTCAGAATTACACGGAATAGAGACTTTCTTTACCACAAGAaacattatcatttgttttccaTATGCAGGTCTAGAGAGCCTGGTGCTGACCTATGTCAATGCCATCAGCAGTGGCGATCTGCCCTGCATGGAGAACGCAGTCCTGGCCTTGGCCCAGATAGAGAACTCAGCTGCAGTGCAAAAGGCTGTTGCCCACTACGAACAGCAGATGGGCCAGAAGGTGCAGCTGCCCACGGAAACCCTCCAGGAGCTGCTGGACCTGCACAGGGACAGTGAGAGAGAGGCCATTGAAGTCTTCATCAGGAGTTCCTTCAAAGATGTGGACCATCTATTTCAAAAAGAGTTAGCGGTAATTTTTGTCTCAAATTTACACGGTTTAGGATCATGGAAGCCAAagtaggaaaaggaaagaaaacgaGTATTTATTCTGATAGAAGTAATTCCTCCCAGCTTCCATAATGGTGAAAACAACAGATTTGTAATCGCATCAATCAGAAGCACCAATTGTATTATTACAGACCCaaagttctaaaacattttttcctgAATAATTTTCCCTTTACTTATGCATATAACGGACAACCAGAGATTCTAATAAAATTACCTGCCCACTCTTCTCAGACTGATTTGATATTCTAgccaaacacaaagaaaatttttatcCTAATTATCTTGAACACGCTTCTGATCAGCCACATTTATTCCATATGAAATCATCAGTCCAATATGCAAAAGCAGAGTTTTCCTCTAACGGTTGACATAAAGCTGTCAATCTCAGCCCTGAATCTCACCTCCAAAAAGAAAGCGACTTCAGTAGAAAGTGGGGTCAGGAGGAAGAGTGTGCTCCTGCTGAGGAGTCTGTCAGTTTCTCCAGAGtcattgactttttattttcagaagtctTTCCCAAAATTCTGAGGTCAAGCTCACACCCTTTTCCCTGTTACTCTTTTTACTTCCTATTTTTACATTAAAGGCCCAGCTAGAAAAAAAGCGGGATGACTTTTGTAAACAGAATCAGGAAGCATCATCAGGTCGTTGCTCAGCTTTACTTCAGGACATTTTCAGTCCTCTAGAAGAAGAAGTGAAGATGGGAATTTATTCAAAACCAGGGGGCTATCGTCTCTTTATTCAGAAGCTACAAGACCTGAAGAAAAAGTACCATGAGGAACCAAGGAAGGGGATACAGGTAACCAAGATTTATCTGTCAGTTATGGAAATCTGCTGACCTGCCTCCTACAAACACCAAGGTGACCAAGTCTTGTTGCACACAGGTGTGCTTTTTTGTTTGCATAACATTCATGCTTTTATTCAATAACAAATGCAAAGAGACTGTTATACCAAATATGTCCTAGGTGCTCATCAAACAGAGTACAGTCAATTAACTATTGAGTTATAAATTCAATTACCAGATGAAGCACAAAGTTATTATTGTCATCATTACAGCTGGGCTTTTCCTGTTGCGAGAGAGAGGAACCTAATGATGGCTGCTTAGACAAAAATAGTAATTCATTGATTTAGGCTGCAAACTGGCTTTACAGGACAGGTGGGTCTAAGGTTTCAAATCCCCACAgtttcctccctcccatcctccctctaTCTGAGTCACTCTGATATTTGCTTTCTCAAAGATGGCTTCATTCCCCAGCAGGCTCAGCCCATCTGGGACCACAGCATTACCAGTTCCAAACTTAGAGCCCTTAATCTAAACAGGACAGAGACCATCTTTTTCCCAGTATCTATATTAGCCTACTAAAAATGACTGCTAAGTAGGATGCTCTGATCAGCTTGCCAGGAGCATGTGCCTATCACTCGGACAGGGAATTTGGTCACCAAGAACAACAGGGTCAAGAGGAAGAATTCCCAGAGGAAAGGATGGCAGGAAGACGAACAGGAACACCTGCTTCCAGCCATTTCCTACTGCTCACTCTGTGTTCTCTGGGTCCTAAGGCTGAAGAGATTCTGCAGACATACTTGAAATCCAAGGAGTCTATGACTGATGCAATTCTACAGACAGACCAGACTctcacagaaaaggaaaaggagattgAAGGTAAGGAGTGAGTTAAGAGATTAGATGGCCTCAAAAGctctaaaaattgaaataacttgACTAGATAAACATGAGACGGTTTAACTAGAGCAGGATCCACAAAGGTGTGTCTTATTTGCTGAGGTCGTCTCTGAGTAGGGCATCTGCAGTCAACAACAACGACAGGTAAGTGTAGAAGGAAGAATGAGGCAACAAGATAACCCCAcacaaatttttcttcttccttttcctccacagTGGAACGTGTAAAAGCTGAGTCTGCACAGGCTTCAACAAAAATGTtgcaggaaatacaaagaaagaatgaGCAGATGATGGAACAGAAGGAGAGGAGTTATCAGGAACACTTGAAACAACTGACTGAGAAGATGGAGAGGGACAGGGCCCAGTTGCTGAAAGAGCAAGAGAGGACCCTCGCTCTTAAACTTCAGGTATCTAATTGCATCACCTCGAggtttctgtgtttctgttttctgtctatTCTCCCTGATCACAAACTTAGTGTGGCAGGGAGAACATGAAGTCCAGGGGAAGGACCCTGCTTGCTTGCTTGTACTTTTCAATTCCTGTCTGTCCGGCCTGAACTGGCTACTGCCAAGTCTGGTCACTAAAAGATTTTTATTTGCAGTTGTGTAACATTCAGTCATTTATCAGTATATCCTTCAATTCAAGGCAGCTATTATCTGCCAGGCATTATTAAAATATCTgtatcttggccgggcgcggtgactcacacctctaatcccagcactttgggaggccgaggcaggcagatcacgaggtcaggagatccagaccatcctggctaacatggtgaaatcccgtctctactaaaaataaaaaaaaaattagctgggcgtggtggtgggcacctgtagtcccagctactggggagactgaggcaggagaatggcatgaacccgggaggcagaccttgcagtgagccgaggatcgtgccactgcactccagtctgggcaacagagggagcctccgtctaaaaaaagagaaaaatctgtatCTCTTCTTAATACCATATGAAGAAAGAACTAT
Protein-coding sequences here:
- the LOC105482810 gene encoding guanylate-binding protein 1, which encodes MASEIHMTGPMCLIENTNGRLMANPEALKILSAITQPVVVVAIVGLYRTGKSYLMNKLAGKKKGFSLGSTVQSHTKGIWMWCVPHPKKPGHVLVLLDTEGLGDVEKGDNQNDSWIFALAILLSSTFVYNSMGTINQQAMDQLHYVTELTHRIRSKSSPDENENEDSADFVSFFPDFVWTLRDFSLDLEADGQPITADEYLTYSLKLKQGTSEKDKNFNLPRLCIRKFFPKKKCFVFDRPVHRKKLAQLEKLHDEELDPEFVQQVADFCSYIFSNSKTKTLSGGIKVNGPRLESLVLTYVNAISSGDLPCMENAVLALAQIENSAAVQKAVAHYEQQMGQKVQLPTETLQELLDLHRDSEREAIEVFIRSSFKDVDHLFQKELAAQLEKKRDDFCKQNQEASSGRCSALLQDIFSPLEEEVKMGIYSKPGGYRLFIQKLQDLKKKYHEEPRKGIQAEEILQTYLKSKESMTDAILQTDQTLTEKEKEIEVERVKAESAQASTKMLQEIQRKNEQMMEQKERSYQEHLKQLTEKMERDRAQLLKEQERTLALKLQEQERLLKEGFQTESRKMQNEIQDLQKKMRQRRTCTIS